A region from the bacterium genome encodes:
- a CDS encoding serine hydrolase domain-containing protein, with the protein MPGPHDASPADRVPGFPRTSAAIARGIADELHLGLQLYVSEGGATLADAAVGEARPGIPLTSDTLMPWMSSGKPVAAVAIARQWERGALELDDPVARFIPEFGVHGKAAVTVRHLLTHTGGFRGGVRPEASLSWDGIIASICEAPLEPGWIPGARAGYHTWTSWYILAEIVRRLDGRDYSRIVREAIFEPLGMRDSWIGIPAAAREAYGNRFGILYDTSGDEARQNDADGEAMGGPYRPGGSGRGPVRELGRFYEMLSARGRWRDARILSAQTVEALTARHRAGMVDQAFQHVMDWGLGFMLDSKMYGTGVPPYGYGPHASPRTFGHSGYQSSCAFCDPEHGLVVAWAANGTPGEPRHQARLNALNAAIYEDVGLARTDA; encoded by the coding sequence ATGCCCGGACCGCACGACGCTTCTCCTGCCGACCGCGTTCCGGGGTTTCCCCGGACGAGCGCCGCGATCGCTCGGGGCATCGCCGACGAACTGCACTTGGGCCTGCAGCTCTACGTGTCCGAGGGCGGGGCGACGCTCGCGGACGCGGCTGTCGGTGAGGCGCGGCCGGGGATCCCGCTGACGTCGGACACGCTGATGCCGTGGATGTCGTCGGGGAAACCCGTGGCGGCGGTCGCGATCGCCCGGCAGTGGGAGCGCGGCGCGCTCGAGCTCGATGACCCGGTGGCGCGTTTCATCCCCGAATTCGGCGTGCACGGAAAGGCTGCGGTGACCGTCCGGCACCTGCTGACGCACACCGGCGGGTTTCGCGGCGGCGTCCGCCCCGAGGCGAGTCTCTCGTGGGATGGAATCATCGCGAGTATCTGCGAGGCGCCCCTCGAACCCGGGTGGATCCCGGGGGCGCGGGCCGGATATCACACGTGGACGAGTTGGTACATCCTCGCCGAGATCGTGCGCCGACTGGACGGTCGTGACTACAGCCGCATCGTTCGCGAGGCGATCTTCGAACCGCTCGGGATGCGCGATTCGTGGATCGGGATCCCGGCGGCGGCGCGGGAGGCGTACGGGAATCGGTTCGGCATCCTCTACGACACCAGCGGCGACGAGGCCCGGCAGAACGACGCCGACGGCGAGGCGATGGGCGGACCGTACCGGCCCGGTGGCAGCGGACGCGGTCCGGTGCGGGAGTTGGGCCGATTCTACGAGATGCTGAGCGCACGAGGACGCTGGCGGGACGCGCGGATCCTCTCTGCCCAGACGGTCGAGGCGCTGACGGCGCGGCACCGGGCCGGGATGGTCGATCAGGCGTTTCAGCACGTCATGGACTGGGGACTGGGATTCATGCTCGACTCCAAGATGTACGGCACGGGCGTTCCACCGTACGGCTACGGGCCGCACGCGTCGCCCCGCACGTTTGGGCACAGCGGATATCAGTCCTCGTGCGCGTTCTGCGATCCCGAGCACGGCCTCGTCGTAGCGTGGGCGGCCAACGGCACTCCCGGCGAACCCCGCCACCAGGCCCGACTCAACGCGCTCAACGCGGCGATCTACGAGGACGTTGGCCTCGCGCGTACCGACGCCTGA
- a CDS encoding AAA family ATPase, with amino-acid sequence MRRIVVVGTSGAGKTTVSRELSKRLGIPHIELDALHWAPGWTETPTDVFRARVSRALARAAWVVDGNYAKARDIVWPLADTLVWLDFPLTVVLRQVFVRTLRRMIVREELWHGNREQLRTALSRDSIILWALRTHGLNRRAYAAALDGREYGHLAVVRLRSPRHVRLWLSAVPDGGAAAPAAR; translated from the coding sequence ATGCGGCGCATCGTGGTCGTCGGGACGAGTGGCGCCGGCAAGACGACCGTGTCGCGCGAACTCTCGAAGCGCCTCGGGATCCCGCACATCGAATTGGACGCGCTACACTGGGCGCCCGGATGGACCGAGACCCCGACCGACGTGTTTCGTGCGCGGGTCTCCCGTGCGCTGGCGCGAGCCGCCTGGGTGGTGGACGGGAATTATGCCAAGGCGCGCGACATCGTGTGGCCGCTTGCGGACACCCTCGTCTGGCTCGACTTCCCGCTGACGGTTGTGCTGCGGCAGGTGTTCGTGCGCACCCTGCGGCGGATGATCGTTCGCGAAGAGCTGTGGCACGGCAACCGCGAGCAGTTGCGGACCGCGCTGAGCCGGGACTCCATCATTCTCTGGGCCCTGCGCACGCACGGGCTGAACCGGCGCGCGTATGCGGCGGCGTTGGACGGCCGGGAGTACGGGCATCTCGCGGTCGTGCGATTGCGGTCGCCGCGGCACGTGCGTCTGTGGCTCTCGGCCGTGCCCGACGGCGGCGCCGCCGCGCCCGCTGCCCGGTAG
- a CDS encoding carboxymuconolactone decarboxylase family protein → MPRVPYLTREDLRPEDRDIYDGLTAGRGEVANLFRVLAHAPGPLRRLVDYSTCLRTSLALDPALRELAIMTVGQVAGVDYEFTHHWEIARRAGVPVEKLEALADYARSAVFSDQERAVIRYSAETTRAVRVGDAVFDALRTFLDTERIVELVQVVAYYNMVVRILEPLGVGLEPGRTPAPRRRA, encoded by the coding sequence ATGCCGCGTGTGCCATACCTGACCCGCGAGGATCTTCGACCCGAGGACCGAGACATCTACGACGGCCTGACGGCGGGGCGCGGGGAAGTCGCGAACCTGTTTCGCGTGCTCGCGCATGCGCCGGGCCCGCTCCGACGCCTCGTCGATTACAGCACCTGCCTCCGCACGTCGCTGGCGCTCGACCCCGCCCTGCGGGAGCTCGCGATCATGACCGTCGGGCAGGTCGCCGGCGTCGACTACGAGTTCACCCACCACTGGGAGATCGCCCGGCGCGCCGGGGTGCCCGTCGAAAAGCTCGAGGCGCTCGCGGACTACGCGCGGTCCGCGGTCTTCAGCGACCAGGAGCGCGCCGTGATCCGCTACAGCGCAGAGACCACCCGGGCCGTGCGCGTCGGCGACGCCGTGTTCGACGCGCTGCGTACGTTTCTCGACACCGAGCGGATTGTCGAGCTCGTCCAGGTCGTCGCCTACTACAATATGGTCGTGCGCATCTTGGAACCGCTCGGCGTCGGGCTCGAGCCCGGACGGACGCCCGCGCCGCGGCGGCGCGCCTGA
- a CDS encoding SDR family oxidoreductase: protein MDYAGLFRLDGKVALVIGGGSGIGQAAARALAAHGAHVAVADVRPESAAETVALITKAGGHAEARSVDVTREDDVRRLFDDVAARHASLDVAVTTPGINVRKPILDYTAEELERVLAVNLKGTFYVLREAGRWMAEQGRGSIIAFASIRAQTVEPGQGVYAATKAGIVLLCRTLAAELGPRGVRVNAVAPGVVETPLTSQIKSHPEWYRAYAERSALGRWASADEMAGPVVFLASEAASFVTGSLLFADGGWTAVDGRFTPPL, encoded by the coding sequence GTGGACTACGCGGGGCTGTTTCGGCTGGACGGAAAGGTCGCTCTGGTCATCGGCGGTGGGTCCGGCATCGGCCAGGCGGCGGCGCGGGCGCTCGCTGCGCACGGGGCCCATGTCGCGGTCGCCGACGTCAGACCGGAGAGCGCGGCGGAGACGGTCGCGTTGATCACGAAGGCCGGGGGGCACGCGGAGGCCCGCAGTGTGGACGTGACCCGGGAGGATGATGTTCGGCGGCTGTTCGACGACGTCGCGGCGCGCCACGCGTCGCTCGACGTTGCCGTCACCACCCCGGGGATCAACGTGCGAAAGCCCATCCTCGACTACACCGCGGAGGAGCTCGAACGGGTGCTGGCGGTGAACCTCAAGGGCACCTTCTACGTGCTGCGCGAGGCCGGCCGGTGGATGGCCGAGCAGGGGCGGGGGAGCATCATCGCGTTCGCCTCGATCCGTGCACAGACCGTGGAGCCGGGACAGGGCGTGTACGCCGCGACCAAGGCGGGGATCGTGCTGCTCTGCCGCACGCTCGCCGCGGAGCTGGGCCCGCGCGGGGTCCGCGTCAACGCCGTCGCCCCCGGAGTGGTCGAGACGCCGCTGACGAGCCAGATCAAGAGCCATCCGGAGTGGTATCGCGCGTACGCCGAACGGTCCGCGCTCGGCCGCTGGGCGTCCGCCGACGAGATGGCCGGTCCGGTCGTCTTCCTGGCGTCGGAGGCCGCGAGTTTCGTGACCGGGTCGCTCCTCTTCGCGGACGGCGGCTGGACTGCGGTGGACGGCCGCTTCACGCCGCCGCTGTAG
- a CDS encoding aminotransferase class III-fold pyridoxal phosphate-dependent enzyme, with the protein MPETQTTASDLMTAYVEAHPRSREAFERATGVLPGGLTHDTRALAPFLPYIARAQGARKWDLDGHEYVDYAMGHGAMILGHAHPAIVEAVRRQIGFGTHHGANHVLEIEWAERIRAMVPGAELVRFTSSGTEATLLALRVARAATGRSKIVKFRGHFHGWHDAVMPGQSPPWDGLPQGVPAAVASQTIVLPPDAAVVEATLAADPDIAAVILEPSGASWGTVPLSPGFLQDLRQLTTKHQVYLVFDEVISGFRVAPGGIQQTSGVTADLVTMAKILAGGLPGGAVAGRRDLLEPIGLPGSNRKKIQHPGTYNANPLSASSGVACLDLIRDGRAQAQCDRTAAALRAELNAVMAKLGVHGAAYGLSSGFHLAFDPAISPGAPGSALALPPDTLKKQRGLPLFAPLTVAMLMRGVHVFAMGGFLSIAHGPEDVARTAEAFEGALRQIKEMLPG; encoded by the coding sequence GTGCCCGAGACGCAGACCACTGCAAGTGATCTCATGACCGCGTATGTGGAGGCACATCCTCGATCGCGCGAAGCGTTCGAGCGAGCGACCGGCGTCCTCCCGGGCGGCCTGACGCACGACACGCGGGCGCTCGCGCCGTTCCTCCCGTACATCGCGCGCGCGCAGGGCGCGCGCAAGTGGGACCTGGATGGACACGAGTACGTCGACTACGCGATGGGACACGGCGCGATGATCCTCGGACACGCCCACCCCGCGATCGTCGAGGCGGTACGCCGCCAGATCGGGTTCGGAACGCACCACGGCGCCAACCACGTGCTCGAGATCGAGTGGGCGGAGCGCATCCGGGCGATGGTCCCCGGCGCCGAGCTCGTACGCTTCACAAGCTCGGGCACGGAGGCGACGCTGCTCGCGCTGCGGGTCGCGCGGGCGGCGACGGGACGGTCGAAGATCGTCAAGTTCCGTGGGCACTTCCACGGCTGGCACGACGCGGTGATGCCGGGCCAGTCGCCGCCGTGGGACGGCCTCCCCCAGGGTGTGCCTGCCGCGGTGGCGAGCCAGACGATCGTACTTCCGCCGGACGCGGCAGTGGTCGAGGCGACGCTCGCCGCAGACCCCGACATCGCCGCGGTCATCCTCGAGCCGAGCGGCGCATCCTGGGGCACCGTTCCCCTGTCGCCGGGCTTCCTCCAGGACCTCCGGCAGCTTACTACCAAGCACCAAGTGTATCTCGTCTTCGACGAGGTGATTAGCGGTTTCCGGGTGGCCCCGGGCGGCATCCAGCAGACCTCCGGGGTCACGGCCGACCTCGTCACCATGGCCAAAATCCTCGCGGGCGGGCTCCCCGGTGGTGCGGTGGCTGGGCGGCGCGACCTCCTCGAGCCGATCGGCCTCCCCGGGAGCAACCGGAAAAAGATTCAGCATCCCGGAACCTACAACGCGAACCCGCTGTCGGCGTCGTCCGGCGTCGCGTGCCTCGACCTGATTCGCGACGGGCGGGCCCAGGCCCAGTGCGACCGGACCGCGGCCGCGCTCCGAGCCGAGCTCAACGCCGTGATGGCGAAGCTCGGCGTGCACGGCGCGGCGTACGGCCTGTCGTCGGGGTTCCACCTGGCGTTCGACCCCGCGATCTCACCCGGCGCTCCGGGGAGTGCGTTGGCCCTTCCACCTGACACCCTCAAGAAGCAGCGAGGCCTGCCGCTCTTCGCCCCGCTCACCGTGGCGATGCTGATGAGGGGGGTGCACGTGTTTGCGATGGGTGGGTTCCTCAGCATCGCGCACGGCCCGGAGGACGTCGCACGCACGGCCGAGGCGTTCGAGGGCGCGCTCAGGCAAATCAAGGAGATGCTGCCCGGCTGA
- a CDS encoding FAD-linked oxidase C-terminal domain-containing protein, whose product MEIAAARVAIPARAAVVRDLGEVVGEAYVFAGLSEMLAYEYDASNITAVPDLVVLPASAAEVCGVLRVAARHGLPVIPRGAGTGIAAGALPIIGGIVVGLNRMDRILEVDLDNRVAIVEPGLTNIEITRAVTEQGYLYAPDPSSQYASSIGGNVAHNAGGPHTIAYGVTTNHVLGVELALADGTLVRLGGDGADAPGLDLTGLVVGAEGTFGIITRVWVRLLRRREDVVTLLAVFDDLGRAGEAVTEIIGRGVGPVALEMMDHNAIQAIEPFVHAGYPLDAAAVLLIEVEGVRDALPRARATVDEICRAHGASDVRTAHTEEERQALWLGRKAAFGTMGRIAVNYYLHDAVVPRSRLPEVLRGVQQIAAREGLMLVNMFHAGDGNLHPLIVFDARVPGETERVLRAGEDMLRLCVDVGGTITGEHGVGFEKNNYMPWIYNDADLRAMRTVKDVFDPDGRMNPWKMFPTPVSYAELLAPRRFPTVGAPWT is encoded by the coding sequence ATGGAGATCGCCGCCGCCCGCGTCGCCATTCCCGCGCGCGCGGCGGTTGTTCGGGACCTCGGCGAGGTGGTCGGCGAGGCGTACGTGTTCGCGGGTCTCAGTGAGATGCTCGCGTATGAGTACGACGCGTCGAACATTACGGCAGTGCCGGATCTCGTGGTGCTGCCGGCGAGCGCTGCCGAGGTGTGCGGCGTGCTGCGCGTCGCAGCCCGACACGGCCTGCCGGTGATTCCGCGCGGCGCCGGGACCGGCATCGCAGCCGGCGCGCTGCCGATCATCGGCGGCATCGTCGTCGGCCTCAACCGCATGGACCGCATCCTCGAGGTGGACCTCGACAACCGCGTTGCGATCGTCGAGCCGGGTCTGACCAACATCGAGATCACGCGAGCGGTCACCGAACAAGGGTACCTCTACGCCCCGGATCCGAGCAGCCAGTACGCGAGCAGCATCGGCGGCAACGTGGCGCACAACGCGGGAGGGCCGCACACGATCGCGTACGGTGTCACGACGAACCACGTGCTGGGCGTCGAACTCGCGCTGGCCGACGGGACGCTCGTCCGGCTGGGCGGGGACGGCGCGGATGCGCCCGGCCTGGACCTGACCGGCCTCGTCGTCGGCGCGGAGGGCACGTTCGGGATCATCACGCGCGTGTGGGTGCGACTGCTGCGCCGGCGGGAGGACGTGGTGACCCTGCTTGCAGTCTTTGACGACCTGGGGCGGGCGGGCGAGGCCGTGACCGAGATCATCGGGCGCGGGGTCGGCCCCGTCGCGCTCGAGATGATGGATCACAACGCGATCCAGGCGATCGAGCCGTTCGTGCACGCGGGGTACCCGCTCGACGCGGCGGCGGTGCTCCTGATCGAGGTGGAGGGCGTCCGCGACGCGCTGCCCCGGGCGCGAGCGACGGTGGACGAGATCTGCCGCGCCCACGGCGCGAGCGACGTGCGGACCGCTCACACGGAGGAGGAGCGCCAGGCGTTGTGGCTCGGGCGCAAGGCGGCGTTCGGGACGATGGGCCGGATCGCGGTCAACTACTACCTGCACGACGCGGTCGTGCCGCGGTCCCGGCTGCCCGAGGTGCTCCGGGGCGTTCAGCAGATCGCCGCGCGCGAAGGGCTGATGTTGGTGAACATGTTCCACGCGGGGGACGGGAACCTGCACCCGCTCATCGTGTTCGACGCCCGCGTGCCCGGCGAGACCGAGCGGGTGCTCCGCGCGGGAGAGGATATGCTGCGCCTCTGCGTGGACGTCGGCGGCACGATCACCGGCGAGCACGGCGTGGGGTTCGAGAAGAACAACTACATGCCGTGGATCTACAACGACGCGGACCTCAGGGCGATGCGGACGGTCAAGGACGTCTTCGACCCCGACGGCCGCATGAACCCGTGGAAGATGTTCCCCACGCCGGTGTCCTACGCGGAGCTGCTGGCGCCCCGTCGGTTTCCGACGGTCGGCGCGCCGTGGACATAG
- a CDS encoding thiamine pyrophosphate-binding protein codes for MRTAGQLIADSLAAQRIDRVFCVPGESYLGLLDALYGRADIDTVVCRHESGAGFMAVADARLTGRPGVACVSRGPGASNAAIAVHAAQQDAAPFLLVVGDVPVRDIGRGAFQEIDYRQMFGSIAKWTAEITDPDRTAETMLRAIQTATAGLPGPVVIAVPEDVLTALTDAAPVAPQAPIRAAPGAGDVAILRRWLNGAERPLAVAGSALDRAGGREALRMFSEAWEVPTVVSFRRQDLFANTHRLYAGDMGLANPASQMGVLRGADLLLVLGARLGEITTQRYTFPRSVRPEMKLVHVHPDPAVIGTHFAADLAVACDPRALIEALGVPPNQAPAGRRAWIDRVGRERRAIAAIQPREVDDGVPFERVVALVGQHLRPDAIVTVDAGMFGAPVYRVVPFTPPQRLLAPISGAMGFGVPAAVAAALREPDRQVICFVGDGGLLMTGNELAVATQRGLPLKVIVSENGMYGSIRVQQARDYPGRAIGTDFTNPDLELLGRAFGFTVTRIRTVGELEALPAILGSAGPEFVVIDTSVQAILPQER; via the coding sequence ATGCGAACGGCCGGTCAGCTCATCGCCGACAGCCTCGCCGCGCAGCGCATCGATCGCGTCTTCTGCGTCCCCGGGGAGAGCTACCTCGGCCTCCTTGACGCGCTGTACGGGCGCGCCGACATCGACACCGTCGTCTGCCGGCACGAGTCCGGCGCGGGGTTTATGGCGGTGGCGGACGCGCGCCTCACCGGCCGTCCCGGCGTCGCCTGTGTCAGCCGCGGCCCTGGTGCCAGCAACGCGGCGATCGCGGTCCACGCCGCTCAGCAGGATGCGGCCCCGTTCCTTCTCGTCGTGGGCGACGTGCCCGTGCGCGACATCGGTCGAGGTGCCTTCCAGGAGATCGACTACCGCCAGATGTTCGGCTCGATCGCGAAGTGGACGGCGGAGATCACGGACCCGGACCGGACCGCGGAGACGATGCTCCGCGCGATCCAGACGGCGACGGCAGGGCTCCCGGGGCCGGTCGTGATCGCCGTGCCGGAGGACGTCCTGACCGCGCTGACCGATGCCGCGCCGGTCGCCCCACAGGCGCCGATCAGGGCCGCGCCCGGCGCCGGCGATGTCGCGATCCTCCGCCGGTGGTTGAACGGAGCCGAACGGCCGCTTGCGGTCGCAGGCAGCGCGCTCGACCGCGCGGGCGGGCGTGAGGCCCTGCGCATGTTCTCGGAAGCCTGGGAGGTGCCCACGGTCGTGTCGTTTCGCCGTCAGGACCTCTTCGCGAACACGCACCGTCTCTACGCCGGGGACATGGGCCTCGCCAACCCGGCGTCTCAGATGGGCGTGCTCCGCGGCGCCGATCTCCTGCTCGTCCTCGGGGCGCGCCTGGGCGAGATCACCACCCAGCGTTATACGTTCCCGCGGTCGGTGCGGCCGGAGATGAAGCTCGTCCACGTGCACCCCGACCCAGCGGTCATCGGCACGCATTTCGCGGCGGATCTCGCCGTGGCGTGCGACCCCCGGGCGCTGATCGAGGCCCTCGGGGTGCCGCCAAATCAGGCGCCCGCCGGCCGGCGCGCATGGATCGATCGTGTGGGGAGGGAGCGGCGCGCGATCGCGGCGATCCAGCCTCGCGAGGTCGACGACGGAGTGCCGTTCGAGCGCGTGGTGGCGCTCGTCGGGCAGCACCTGCGGCCCGACGCGATCGTGACGGTCGACGCCGGGATGTTCGGCGCCCCGGTGTACCGCGTCGTTCCGTTCACGCCGCCGCAGCGCCTCCTCGCGCCGATCTCCGGGGCGATGGGCTTCGGCGTGCCGGCCGCCGTTGCGGCGGCGTTGCGCGAGCCGGATCGCCAGGTGATCTGCTTCGTCGGAGACGGTGGGCTGCTCATGACCGGGAACGAGCTCGCGGTCGCGACGCAGCGTGGGCTGCCGTTGAAGGTGATCGTGTCGGAAAACGGGATGTACGGCTCGATCCGCGTCCAGCAGGCACGCGACTATCCGGGACGCGCGATCGGGACCGATTTCACGAATCCGGATCTTGAACTGCTCGGTCGCGCGTTCGGCTTCACCGTTACGCGGATCCGTACCGTTGGGGAGCTCGAGGCGCTTCCGGCGATCCTGGGGAGCGCCGGGCCGGAGTTCGTCGTCATCGATACAAGCGTCCAGGCGATTCTTCCCCAGGAACGCTGA
- a CDS encoding aminotransferase class V-fold PLP-dependent enzyme: MAESASRALLRDAAERAARYLEGLDARRVATAAEAVDRLRELDGTLPEHSADPERVLALLDGIGSPATVASAGPRYFGFVTGGSLPAALAANWLAGAWDQNVAFSVMSPVAAAVEETALRWLLELLHLPSVAGGAFVTGTTVANFTALAAARHAVLARAGWDVEAQGLFGAPPITVVVGDEVHVSLLKALSLVGFGRERVVRVPVDGQGRMRPDALPRLDGLAIVCLQAGNVNTGAFDPAAELCDAAHAAGAWVHVDGAFGLWAAASPAFAHQTRGLDRADSWAVDAHKWLNVPYDSGVAFVREGAHLRAAMSATAAYLPQGGRREPAHYTPEMSRRARGVEVWAALRSLGRRGFVELIERNCRQAARLAEGLEQGGYEVLNEVVLNQVLVSFGVDDTTTRVIDAVQRDGTCWCGGTVWRGRAAMRISVSSWATTDRDVQRTLETMLRIAGELRH, encoded by the coding sequence TTGGCCGAGAGTGCATCGAGAGCGCTCCTGCGCGACGCGGCGGAACGCGCGGCGAGATACCTTGAGGGGCTCGACGCCCGACGCGTGGCTACCGCCGCCGAGGCTGTGGACCGGTTGCGCGAGCTCGACGGGACCCTGCCGGAGCATTCGGCGGACCCCGAGCGGGTACTTGCGCTGCTCGACGGGATCGGATCACCCGCGACCGTGGCCTCCGCGGGACCGCGGTACTTCGGCTTCGTCACCGGCGGGTCGCTGCCGGCGGCGCTTGCCGCCAACTGGCTGGCCGGCGCGTGGGACCAGAATGTCGCGTTTTCCGTGATGTCGCCCGTGGCGGCGGCGGTCGAGGAGACGGCGCTGCGATGGCTGCTTGAGTTGCTGCACCTGCCGTCGGTCGCAGGTGGCGCGTTTGTGACCGGCACCACGGTCGCCAACTTCACCGCGCTCGCGGCGGCGCGCCACGCGGTGCTCGCGCGCGCGGGGTGGGACGTCGAGGCGCAGGGTCTCTTCGGCGCGCCGCCGATCACGGTCGTCGTTGGGGACGAGGTGCACGTCAGCCTGCTCAAGGCGCTCAGCCTCGTGGGCTTCGGCCGCGAGCGCGTCGTGCGCGTGCCGGTCGATGGGCAAGGCCGGATGCGCCCCGATGCGTTGCCGCGCCTCGATGGCCTGGCGATTGTGTGCCTGCAGGCCGGCAACGTGAACACCGGAGCGTTCGACCCGGCCGCTGAGCTCTGCGACGCGGCGCACGCAGCCGGCGCGTGGGTGCATGTGGACGGCGCGTTCGGGCTGTGGGCGGCGGCCTCTCCCGCGTTCGCACATCAGACGCGCGGCTTGGACCGCGCGGACTCGTGGGCCGTGGATGCCCACAAGTGGTTGAACGTCCCCTACGACAGCGGCGTGGCCTTCGTCCGCGAGGGCGCGCACTTGCGGGCCGCCATGTCTGCCACCGCCGCGTACCTCCCGCAGGGCGGGCGGCGGGAGCCCGCGCACTACACGCCGGAGATGTCGCGACGGGCGAGGGGCGTGGAGGTCTGGGCGGCCCTGCGCAGCCTCGGGCGACGCGGGTTCGTCGAGTTGATCGAGCGAAACTGCCGGCAGGCCGCGCGCCTGGCCGAAGGTCTCGAGCAGGGGGGGTACGAGGTGCTCAACGAGGTCGTCCTCAATCAGGTGCTCGTGTCGTTCGGCGTGGACGATACGACCACGCGGGTGATCGACGCGGTCCAGCGAGACGGCACGTGCTGGTGCGGCGGCACCGTGTGGCGCGGGCGGGCCGCAATGCGCATCAGCGTCTCATCCTGGGCGACCACGGACCGCGACGTCCAGCGCACGCTGGAAACGATGCTCCGGATTGCCGGAGAGCTTCGGCACTAG
- a CDS encoding MBL fold metallo-hydrolase has product MILTQYYLKCLAHASYLVGDEQSGVAAVVDPQRDVDQYLDDACAQGLEIRHVILTHFHADFVAGHLELRERTGARIHLGRRAAAEYAFSPIGDGDEVPLGDVRLSVLETPGHSPESISLVVYDRTKSEQVPQAVLTGDTLFIGDVGRPDLRAALGWAPADLAAMLYDSLHEKLLRLPDETLVYPAHGAGSACGKNLSTDTVSTIGVQRRYNYALQPMSREEFIRIVLADQPDAPPYFTYDAILNTKERPTLEAALARQLRPLTLQEVLRLRNAGASLLDTREPGEFEGAHLLDSVNIGLSGQFATWAGTLLDHDRPIVIIASAGREQESALRLGRIGFDHVAGYLEGGMTAVDARPDLVRCTERVTAATLAEQLGSGRPPVLLDVRAPAERNLEWIEGSLCIPLNHLLERLADVPRDRPVVVHCQSGYRSAIAASLLAGRGTEAVADLVGGLAAWKASHLPTGAAGASAT; this is encoded by the coding sequence GTGATTCTGACCCAATATTACCTGAAGTGTCTCGCTCACGCATCGTACCTGGTCGGCGATGAGCAAAGCGGCGTCGCCGCCGTGGTCGATCCGCAGCGCGACGTCGACCAGTACCTCGACGACGCCTGCGCGCAGGGCCTCGAGATCCGCCACGTGATCCTGACGCACTTCCACGCCGATTTCGTGGCGGGGCACCTCGAGCTGCGCGAACGGACAGGGGCGCGGATCCACTTGGGGCGGCGGGCCGCGGCCGAGTACGCGTTCTCGCCGATCGGGGATGGGGACGAAGTGCCGCTCGGCGACGTCCGGCTGTCGGTGCTGGAGACCCCCGGCCATTCCCCGGAGTCGATCTCGCTCGTCGTGTACGACCGGACGAAGAGCGAACAGGTCCCACAGGCGGTGCTGACGGGGGACACGCTGTTCATCGGCGACGTCGGGCGCCCCGACCTCAGGGCGGCGCTGGGCTGGGCGCCAGCCGACCTCGCCGCCATGCTGTACGACTCACTGCACGAGAAGCTCCTCCGGCTGCCCGACGAGACGCTCGTGTACCCCGCGCATGGGGCGGGATCGGCGTGCGGCAAGAACCTGAGCACGGATACCGTGTCCACGATCGGTGTCCAGCGCCGGTACAATTACGCGCTCCAGCCGATGTCGCGCGAGGAGTTCATCCGGATCGTGCTCGCCGACCAACCGGACGCTCCCCCGTACTTCACGTACGACGCAATTCTCAACACCAAGGAGCGCCCGACGCTGGAGGCGGCGCTCGCGCGGCAACTCCGCCCGCTCACGCTCCAGGAGGTGCTCCGCCTGCGCAACGCCGGCGCGAGCCTGCTCGACACGCGCGAGCCGGGAGAGTTCGAGGGAGCGCACCTGCTCGACAGCGTGAACATCGGTCTCAGCGGGCAGTTTGCGACATGGGCCGGGACCCTGCTCGATCACGATCGTCCGATCGTGATCATCGCCTCCGCCGGCCGGGAGCAGGAATCGGCGCTGCGGCTCGGGCGGATCGGGTTCGACCATGTGGCGGGATACCTCGAAGGCGGCATGACCGCGGTCGACGCGCGACCGGACCTGGTCCGGTGCACCGAACGGGTGACCGCAGCGACGCTCGCCGAGCAGCTCGGATCGGGGCGGCCGCCCGTGCTGTTGGACGTGCGCGCGCCAGCCGAGCGAAACCTCGAGTGGATCGAGGGCAGCCTCTGTATCCCCCTCAACCACCTGTTGGAGCGGTTGGCCGACGTGCCCCGGGACCGGCCGGTCGTGGTGCACTGTCAGAGCGGATACCGTTCCGCGATTGCGGCGAGCCTGCTCGCCGGGCGCGGAACCGAGGCCGTGGCCGATCTCGTCGGCGGGCTGGCCGCGTGGAAGGCCTCGCACCTCCCGACGGGCGCTGCCGGCGCGTCTGCGACGTGA